A window of Corallococcus macrosporus DSM 14697 contains these coding sequences:
- a CDS encoding M20 family peptidase encodes MKRILLSLLVVVVALAGVLLTKAFRFTSRQVQPEAPVAFSVDAEAAAARLGGALRLKTLAAAEGLPAEDAAFAALHDYMREQYPRLHQALKREAVGPHSVLYTWAGTDASLRPALLLAHLDVVPVAPGTEASWTHPPYSGLVADGYVWGRGALDDKGSAFGILESVEALLAAGFQPRRTVLLAFGGDEEVGGHEGAEAMAKLLRERGVTLESVLDEGGMIMSGTVPGVTSPVALVGVSEKGFASAELIVAGEGGHSSMPPPQTAVGVLSRAITRLEASPMPARLRGGSRALFEFAGPEMGFGMRLLFANLWLFEPLVLRQLTAKATTNAAVRTTTAATMFEGSERDNVLPARARAVVNFRVLPGDSVEGVLEHVRRVVDDPRVKVGTLGFISEPSPVSRMDSEAWTLLQRSVRQVFPDVVVAPYLMLGATDSRYFTGLSENVYRFMPLRLDSADLSRLHGKDERVSVEGYADAIRFYAQYVRNVSN; translated from the coding sequence ATGAAACGCATCCTCCTGTCGTTGTTGGTCGTCGTCGTCGCCCTCGCGGGGGTTCTCCTCACGAAGGCGTTTCGCTTCACCTCGCGGCAGGTCCAGCCGGAGGCGCCCGTGGCGTTCAGCGTGGACGCCGAGGCCGCCGCGGCCCGGCTGGGCGGCGCGCTGCGGCTCAAGACGCTGGCGGCGGCGGAGGGGCTGCCCGCGGAGGACGCCGCCTTCGCCGCGCTCCATGACTACATGCGGGAGCAGTACCCGCGCCTCCACCAGGCGCTGAAGCGCGAGGCCGTGGGGCCGCACTCGGTGCTGTACACCTGGGCGGGGACGGACGCGTCGCTGCGCCCTGCGCTGCTGCTGGCGCACCTGGACGTGGTGCCGGTGGCGCCCGGCACGGAGGCGTCCTGGACGCACCCGCCCTACAGCGGCCTGGTGGCGGACGGCTACGTCTGGGGCCGCGGCGCCCTGGATGACAAGGGGAGCGCGTTCGGCATCCTGGAGTCCGTGGAGGCCCTGCTCGCGGCGGGCTTCCAGCCCAGGCGCACGGTGCTGCTCGCCTTCGGTGGCGATGAGGAGGTGGGCGGGCACGAGGGCGCGGAGGCGATGGCGAAGCTGCTGCGCGAGCGGGGCGTGACGCTGGAGTCGGTGCTCGACGAGGGCGGGATGATCATGTCCGGCACCGTGCCCGGGGTGACGTCGCCAGTGGCCCTGGTCGGCGTGTCGGAGAAGGGCTTCGCCAGCGCCGAGCTCATCGTGGCCGGGGAGGGGGGCCACTCCTCCATGCCGCCGCCCCAGACCGCCGTGGGCGTGCTGAGCCGCGCCATCACCCGGCTGGAGGCGTCCCCCATGCCCGCGCGGCTGCGCGGTGGCAGCCGGGCCCTCTTCGAGTTCGCGGGGCCGGAGATGGGCTTCGGCATGCGGCTGCTCTTCGCCAACCTGTGGCTGTTCGAGCCGCTGGTGCTGCGCCAGCTCACCGCCAAGGCCACCACCAACGCCGCGGTGCGCACCACCACCGCGGCCACCATGTTCGAGGGCAGCGAGCGCGACAACGTGCTGCCCGCCCGCGCCCGCGCCGTGGTGAACTTCCGCGTCCTGCCGGGGGACTCCGTGGAGGGTGTGCTGGAGCACGTGCGGCGCGTGGTGGATGACCCGAGGGTGAAGGTGGGCACCCTGGGCTTCATCAGCGAGCCATCGCCGGTGTCGCGCATGGACTCCGAGGCGTGGACCCTGCTCCAGCGCAGCGTGCGCCAGGTGTTCCCGGACGTCGTCGTGGCGCCCTACCTCATGCTGGGCGCCACCGACTCGCGCTACTTCACGGGACTGAGCGAGAACGTCTACCGCTTCATGCCCCTGCGCCTGGACAGCGCCGACCTGTCACGGCTCCATGGCAAGGACGAGCGCGTGTCGGTGGAGGGCTACGCGGACGCGATTCGCTTCTACGCGCAGTACGTCCGCAACGTCTCGAACTGA
- a CDS encoding SAM-dependent methyltransferase, protein MDTEALAHIPGVNPNIPNAARIYDYTLGGTHHFEADRQAAESMFSLVPSTRKWVRMLRACLRTAAQRLAADGFHHWVDFASGLPTGDHVHAVLPPDARVLYSDINPLTITTAQHLLGATPNVRYLECDIRNAGAFLRRPDVNDFLGGERRVAFGANGITVFLSAEENRQFFRDLYEWAAPGSKLFATFETKSPDLSTPKWEQFVGMFRQMGERFQLYSLPEYLDLCGPWARDATGVLPVREFLGLPPEHITDEDREGVGIEFYAVVLEKR, encoded by the coding sequence ATGGATACCGAAGCGCTCGCACACATCCCCGGCGTCAACCCGAACATCCCCAACGCCGCCCGCATCTACGACTACACGCTGGGAGGCACCCACCACTTCGAGGCCGACCGGCAGGCGGCGGAGTCCATGTTCTCGCTGGTGCCCTCCACGCGGAAGTGGGTGCGCATGCTGCGCGCCTGCCTGCGCACCGCCGCGCAGCGCCTCGCGGCCGATGGCTTCCACCACTGGGTGGACTTCGCGTCGGGCCTGCCCACCGGGGACCATGTCCACGCCGTGCTGCCGCCGGACGCCCGCGTCCTCTACAGCGACATCAACCCGCTCACCATCACCACCGCCCAGCACCTGCTGGGGGCCACGCCCAACGTCCGCTACCTGGAATGCGACATCCGCAACGCGGGCGCCTTCCTGCGGCGGCCGGACGTGAATGACTTCCTGGGCGGCGAGCGCCGCGTCGCGTTCGGCGCCAACGGCATCACCGTGTTCCTGTCCGCCGAGGAGAACCGCCAGTTCTTCCGCGACCTCTATGAGTGGGCGGCGCCCGGCTCGAAGCTCTTCGCTACCTTCGAGACGAAGTCCCCGGACCTCAGCACGCCGAAGTGGGAGCAGTTCGTCGGCATGTTCCGGCAGATGGGCGAGCGGTTCCAGCTCTACTCGCTGCCCGAGTACCTGGACCTGTGCGGCCCCTGGGCCCGCGACGCCACCGGCGTGCTCCCCGTGCGCGAGTTCCTCGGCCTGCCCCCGGAGCACATCACCGACGAGGACCGGGAAGGCGTGGGCATCGAGTTCTACGCCGTCGTCCTGGAGAAGCGCTGA
- a CDS encoding DUF4215 domain-containing protein, which yields MVNPHRRSRLASALLASLLFTLVACNGGGGSGKPDAGPNPGLPDGSPGDASDTCGDGQRQAGEACDDGNRADGDGCNAACTEVEGGFICEVPGQPCVHLSNCGDGRVEEGEDCDDRNLSNGDGCNGSCRIEDGWACPAQGGRCRAKECGDGIIAGDEECEDGNTAPGDGCSEVCRLEDGWKCPPGQPCSRTTCGDDVTEGTEQCDDGNTVMGDGCSPLCTREPRCEDGNCEETCGDGLILPNSTVEECDDGNTRANDGCSPDCKLEEGFACVLIEQEPPAQVSIPVVYRDFRGYDLPASNGLPRGHIDFENKNAGHELGIMANRLDANGRPVYAKEGQPSNNTNGRVAFDQWYRDESASNINKTVVSSLVLDRQQNGSYVFDDQTFFPLDDEPLFSGSWVASGDEPLRNDNSGGRRNFSFTSEARYWFEYKGSEVLTFRGDDDVWVFINGRLALDLGGVHGAMNGTVDVASMASSLSLRQGGIYEVVVFQAERHTSASSYRLTLNNFLTARTECTATCGDGQVDEEAGEECDDGVNAGGYGECGRGCLWGPRCGDGETQEAEGEECDDGNTVSRDGCSSTCRLEIG from the coding sequence ATGGTGAACCCCCATCGCAGGTCTCGGCTGGCGAGCGCGTTGCTCGCATCTCTTCTCTTCACGTTGGTGGCATGTAATGGCGGTGGCGGTTCGGGGAAGCCCGACGCCGGCCCGAACCCGGGCCTCCCGGATGGCTCGCCGGGGGATGCGAGCGACACCTGTGGTGACGGCCAGCGCCAGGCGGGCGAGGCCTGTGACGACGGCAACCGGGCGGACGGTGACGGCTGCAACGCGGCGTGTACCGAGGTGGAGGGCGGGTTCATCTGCGAGGTGCCGGGACAGCCGTGCGTGCATCTGTCGAACTGCGGAGACGGCCGCGTCGAGGAGGGCGAGGACTGCGACGACCGGAACCTCTCCAACGGCGATGGCTGCAACGGGAGCTGCCGCATCGAGGACGGCTGGGCGTGCCCGGCCCAGGGTGGCCGCTGCCGCGCCAAGGAGTGCGGTGACGGCATCATCGCCGGTGACGAGGAGTGCGAGGACGGCAACACCGCTCCGGGCGACGGCTGTAGCGAGGTCTGCCGGCTCGAGGACGGTTGGAAGTGCCCTCCGGGTCAGCCGTGCAGCCGCACCACCTGCGGCGACGACGTCACCGAGGGCACCGAGCAGTGCGATGACGGCAACACCGTGATGGGTGACGGCTGCTCGCCGCTGTGCACCCGGGAGCCGCGCTGCGAGGACGGCAACTGCGAGGAGACCTGCGGCGACGGCCTCATCCTCCCCAACAGCACCGTGGAGGAGTGCGACGACGGCAACACGCGCGCCAACGACGGCTGCTCGCCGGACTGCAAGCTGGAGGAGGGCTTCGCGTGCGTGCTCATCGAGCAGGAGCCGCCCGCGCAGGTGTCCATCCCCGTCGTCTACCGCGACTTCCGCGGCTACGACCTGCCGGCCAGCAATGGACTCCCTCGGGGGCACATCGACTTCGAGAACAAGAACGCCGGTCACGAGCTGGGCATCATGGCGAACCGCCTGGACGCCAATGGCCGCCCCGTCTACGCAAAGGAGGGTCAGCCTTCCAACAACACCAACGGCCGGGTGGCATTCGACCAGTGGTACCGGGACGAGTCGGCGAGCAACATCAACAAGACGGTCGTCAGCTCGCTGGTGCTCGACCGCCAGCAGAACGGCTCGTACGTCTTCGACGATCAGACGTTCTTCCCGCTCGACGATGAGCCGCTCTTCAGCGGTAGCTGGGTGGCGTCTGGTGACGAGCCGTTGCGCAACGACAACAGTGGCGGGCGGCGCAACTTCAGCTTCACCAGCGAGGCGCGCTACTGGTTCGAGTACAAGGGCTCGGAGGTGCTCACCTTCCGTGGCGACGACGACGTGTGGGTGTTCATCAACGGCCGCCTGGCGCTGGACCTGGGCGGTGTTCACGGCGCGATGAACGGCACCGTCGACGTGGCGAGCATGGCCAGTTCCCTGAGCCTGCGCCAGGGCGGCATCTACGAGGTGGTCGTCTTCCAGGCCGAGCGCCACACCTCCGCATCTTCGTACCGCCTCACGCTCAACAACTTCCTCACTGCCCGCACCGAGTGCACCGCCACCTGCGGCGACGGCCAGGTGGACGAGGAGGCCGGCGAGGAGTGCGATGACGGCGTGAACGCCGGCGGCTACGGCGAGTGCGGCCGCGGCTGCCTCTGGGGCCCCCGCTGCGGCGACGGTGAGACGCAGGAGGCAGAGGGCGAGGAGTGCGACGACGGCAACACCGTCAGCCGCGACGGCTGCAGCTCGACGTGCCGGCTGGAGATTGGCTGA
- a CDS encoding acetyl-CoA hydrolase/transferase C-terminal domain-containing protein, whose translation MTVTSTLKDRIENAELLAKVVPVEDAVKHVVHGSTVAISGFTKSGEPKTFLPALAWHFSQTSPEARITLLSGASLSEDVEGPMAPFIARRGPYMSSPASRRRIHAGEMDFTDVHLSAFARNLMYGFYGDIDVAVVEVSRIRKNGSVILTSSVGISAEALARAKKIVLEVNTSGPDYTGFHDIVLPAVHPHVGWPLPLVNVRDRIGTPYVEFDLSKVVAVVESRTPDHPVPFKAADDTAKRIAEHVIDFLLRCREQYQWGKRLPPIQSGVGNVANAIIGQLYDSPFQKIRFWTEVFQDGMLRYVEDDQKFEYASATAVSFSAEGRQRFLDMFERSKDRLVLRPMWLSNSPEIISRLFVIAMNTPIEVDIYGHVNSTHIDGSRIVNGLGGSGDFFRNAYLSIVHTPSTRRLRDGRTVSCVMPYVRHIDHTEHDIKCVVTEQGYALNMDIRSPKRRAQDIIDRCAHPYFRPLLHAYLDMAGPGDEPRASDMKVLQGWWADYDAATRAFPQNG comes from the coding sequence ATGACCGTGACGAGCACGCTGAAGGACCGCATCGAGAACGCCGAACTGCTGGCGAAGGTCGTCCCTGTCGAAGACGCGGTGAAGCACGTGGTCCACGGCAGCACCGTGGCCATCAGCGGCTTCACCAAGTCCGGGGAGCCCAAGACGTTCCTGCCCGCGCTCGCCTGGCACTTCTCCCAGACGTCACCGGAGGCCCGCATCACCCTGCTGTCGGGCGCGTCGCTGTCCGAGGACGTGGAGGGCCCCATGGCGCCCTTCATCGCCAGGCGCGGTCCCTACATGTCCTCGCCCGCCTCGCGGCGCCGCATCCACGCGGGGGAGATGGACTTCACGGACGTCCACCTGTCCGCCTTCGCGCGCAACCTGATGTACGGCTTCTACGGCGACATCGACGTGGCCGTCGTCGAGGTGTCGCGCATCCGGAAGAACGGCAGCGTCATCCTCACGTCGTCGGTGGGCATCAGCGCGGAGGCGCTGGCCCGCGCGAAGAAGATTGTCCTGGAGGTCAACACCTCGGGGCCGGACTACACGGGCTTCCACGACATCGTCCTGCCCGCCGTCCACCCGCACGTGGGCTGGCCGCTGCCGCTCGTGAATGTACGGGACCGCATCGGCACCCCCTACGTGGAGTTCGACCTGAGCAAGGTGGTGGCGGTGGTGGAGTCCCGCACGCCCGACCACCCGGTGCCCTTCAAGGCGGCGGACGACACGGCGAAGCGCATCGCGGAGCACGTCATCGACTTCCTGCTGCGCTGCCGCGAGCAGTACCAGTGGGGCAAGCGGCTGCCGCCCATCCAGTCCGGCGTGGGCAACGTGGCCAACGCCATCATCGGCCAGCTCTACGACTCGCCCTTCCAGAAGATCCGCTTCTGGACCGAGGTCTTCCAGGACGGGATGCTGCGCTACGTGGAGGACGACCAGAAGTTCGAGTACGCGTCCGCCACCGCGGTGTCCTTCTCCGCCGAGGGCCGCCAGCGCTTCCTCGACATGTTCGAGCGCAGCAAGGACCGGCTGGTGCTGCGGCCCATGTGGCTGTCCAACAGCCCGGAGATCATCTCGCGCCTCTTCGTCATCGCGATGAACACCCCCATCGAGGTGGACATCTACGGGCACGTCAACTCCACGCACATCGACGGCTCGCGCATCGTCAACGGCCTGGGCGGCTCGGGTGACTTCTTCCGCAACGCGTACCTGAGCATCGTCCACACGCCATCCACGCGCCGACTGAGGGATGGGCGCACGGTGAGCTGTGTCATGCCGTACGTGCGGCACATCGACCACACCGAGCACGACATCAAGTGCGTCGTCACCGAGCAGGGCTACGCGCTCAACATGGACATCCGCTCACCGAAGCGGCGCGCCCAGGACATCATCGACCGGTGCGCGCACCCCTACTTCCGGCCGCTGCTGCACGCGTACCTGGACATGGCGGGCCCCGGTGACGAGCCGCGCGCCAGCGACATGAAGGTCCTCCAGGGCTGGTGGGCGGACTACGACGCGGCGACGCGCGCCTTCCCCCAGAACGGCTGA
- a CDS encoding M3 family metallopeptidase, protein MRKLFFAGAGMAALVSAGCATTSQESQTMATAPQTSAPATPAAPEQSNPLLAKWTGPHGGVPPFDQVKVELFKPALEAAIEKTRGELAAIANDTAAPTFENTIVALESAGKTQGDVETLYGIWSSSMSGPEFQALEREMAPKLAAFDDEIYQNEALFRRIEAVYQSPDKAKLTPEQQRLAWLHYTRFVRSGAKLDAAAKQKLAAINQRLASLYTNFSQNVLADEEGYTVVLESEADLAGLPDSVRAGAAAAAESRGQKGKWVITNTRSSMEPFLTYSSRRDLREKVWRNYVNRGDNGDARDNNAIIAEILKLRAERATLLGYKTHAHWRLENAMARTPERAMELMEAVWKPAVARVHEEVADMQAVANQEGAKFKIEPWDYRYYAEKVRKAKYDLDQNEVKPYLQLEKLREGMFWVAGELFGFAFTPVTDVPVFHPDVRVWEVKDQASGRHVGLWYFDPYARKGKRSGAWMNAYRSQERFRGEVTTIVSNNSNFVKGQPGEPVLISWEDASTLFHEFGHALHGLSSNVTYPSLAGTAVARDYVEFPSQLLEHWLSTPEVLNTYALHYQTGKPIPQALVDRIEKAATFNQGFGTVEYLASALVDMKLHLAGATPIDADAFERDTLNALGMPKEIVMRHRTPQFGHVFAGDGYSAGYYSYLWSDTLTADAYERFTEGKGAYDKDVAALLRKHVFSVGNTLDPAEAYRAFRGREAGIQALMRKRGFPVPAAPKNAAK, encoded by the coding sequence ATGCGTAAGCTCTTCTTCGCTGGCGCGGGCATGGCCGCTCTCGTGTCTGCTGGCTGTGCGACGACCTCGCAGGAGTCCCAGACCATGGCCACCGCGCCTCAAACTTCCGCCCCCGCGACCCCGGCCGCGCCGGAGCAGTCCAACCCGCTGCTGGCGAAGTGGACCGGCCCCCATGGGGGCGTGCCGCCGTTCGACCAGGTGAAGGTGGAGCTCTTCAAGCCGGCGCTCGAGGCGGCGATTGAAAAGACGCGCGGCGAGCTGGCGGCCATCGCCAACGACACCGCGGCGCCCACGTTCGAGAACACCATCGTCGCGCTGGAGTCCGCCGGCAAGACGCAGGGCGACGTGGAGACGCTCTACGGCATCTGGAGCTCGTCCATGAGCGGGCCGGAGTTCCAGGCGCTGGAGCGGGAGATGGCGCCGAAGCTGGCCGCCTTCGACGACGAAATCTACCAGAACGAGGCGCTCTTCCGCCGCATCGAGGCGGTGTACCAGTCGCCTGACAAGGCGAAGCTGACGCCCGAGCAGCAGCGCCTCGCCTGGCTGCACTACACGCGCTTCGTCCGCTCCGGCGCGAAGCTGGACGCGGCGGCCAAGCAGAAGCTGGCGGCCATCAACCAGCGGCTGGCGTCGCTCTACACGAACTTCAGCCAGAACGTGCTCGCGGACGAGGAGGGCTACACCGTCGTCCTGGAGTCCGAGGCGGACCTGGCGGGCCTGCCGGACTCCGTGCGCGCGGGCGCCGCCGCCGCGGCCGAGTCGCGCGGCCAGAAGGGCAAGTGGGTCATCACCAACACGCGCTCCTCCATGGAGCCGTTCCTGACGTACTCGTCGCGGCGCGACCTGCGCGAGAAGGTGTGGCGCAACTACGTCAACCGCGGTGACAACGGCGACGCGCGCGACAACAACGCCATCATCGCCGAAATCCTGAAGCTGCGCGCCGAGCGCGCCACGCTGCTGGGCTACAAGACGCACGCGCACTGGCGGCTGGAGAACGCCATGGCCCGCACGCCCGAGCGCGCCATGGAGCTGATGGAGGCCGTCTGGAAGCCCGCGGTGGCCCGCGTCCACGAAGAGGTCGCGGACATGCAGGCCGTGGCCAACCAGGAGGGCGCGAAGTTCAAGATCGAGCCCTGGGACTACCGCTACTACGCGGAGAAGGTCCGCAAGGCGAAGTACGACCTGGACCAGAACGAGGTGAAGCCCTACCTCCAACTGGAGAAGCTGCGCGAGGGCATGTTCTGGGTGGCCGGCGAGCTGTTCGGCTTCGCCTTCACGCCCGTGACGGACGTGCCGGTGTTCCACCCCGACGTGCGCGTCTGGGAGGTGAAGGACCAGGCCAGCGGACGTCACGTGGGCCTGTGGTACTTCGACCCCTACGCGCGCAAGGGCAAGCGCTCCGGCGCGTGGATGAACGCGTACCGCAGCCAGGAGCGGTTCCGGGGCGAGGTCACCACCATCGTCTCCAACAACTCCAACTTCGTGAAGGGCCAGCCCGGTGAGCCCGTCCTCATCAGTTGGGAGGACGCCTCCACGCTGTTCCACGAGTTCGGCCACGCGCTGCACGGCCTCAGCTCCAACGTGACGTACCCGTCGTTGGCCGGCACGGCGGTGGCGCGCGACTACGTGGAGTTCCCCTCGCAGCTCCTGGAGCACTGGCTGTCCACGCCCGAGGTGCTGAACACCTACGCGCTGCACTACCAGACGGGGAAGCCCATCCCCCAGGCGCTGGTGGACCGCATCGAGAAGGCCGCGACCTTCAACCAGGGCTTCGGGACGGTGGAGTACCTGGCCAGCGCGCTGGTGGACATGAAGCTGCACCTGGCGGGCGCCACGCCCATCGACGCGGACGCCTTCGAGCGCGACACGCTGAACGCGCTGGGCATGCCGAAGGAAATCGTGATGCGGCACCGCACGCCGCAGTTCGGCCACGTCTTCGCCGGGGACGGGTACTCGGCGGGCTACTACAGCTACCTGTGGTCCGACACGCTGACGGCGGACGCCTACGAGCGCTTCACCGAAGGCAAGGGCGCCTACGACAAGGACGTGGCCGCGCTGCTGCGCAAGCACGTCTTCTCCGTGGGCAACACGCTGGACCCGGCCGAGGCCTACCGCGCCTTCCGGGGCCGCGAGGCGGGCATCCAGGCGCTGATGCGCAAGCGCGGCTTCCCCGTGCCCGCCGCGCCGAAGAACGCCGCGAAGTAG
- the thiD gene encoding bifunctional hydroxymethylpyrimidine kinase/phosphomethylpyrimidine kinase, with the protein MPAMETSKSVATALTIAGSDSGGGAGIQADLSTFAFHRVHGTSALTAITAQNTRGVTRVDVLPPEAVAAQIDAVASDIGAGAVKTGMLVNPAIITAVALRLRALGLGPLVVDPVMVSRAGARLIDDAAVGALKELLLPLATVATPNRHEAELLAGMSLETLEDMQEAARRIHRLGPQAVLVKGGGMTGALRGTDVWFDGERLETLHLRAVDTRNTHGTGCTLSAAIAAHLALGQPPLEATRRAKAYVTAALEHPLPLGQGPGPFSHFFPLEG; encoded by the coding sequence ATGCCGGCCATGGAGACTTCGAAGTCCGTGGCCACCGCGCTCACCATCGCCGGCTCCGACAGCGGCGGCGGCGCCGGCATCCAGGCCGACCTGAGCACCTTCGCCTTCCACCGCGTCCATGGCACCAGCGCCCTGACGGCCATCACCGCGCAGAACACGCGGGGCGTCACCCGCGTGGACGTACTGCCCCCTGAAGCCGTCGCCGCGCAGATTGACGCCGTGGCGTCCGACATCGGCGCGGGCGCGGTGAAGACGGGCATGCTCGTCAACCCGGCCATCATCACCGCCGTGGCGCTGCGCCTGCGCGCGCTGGGCCTGGGCCCCCTGGTGGTGGACCCCGTCATGGTGTCCCGCGCCGGCGCGCGCCTCATCGACGACGCGGCCGTGGGCGCGCTCAAGGAGCTGCTGCTGCCGCTGGCCACGGTGGCCACGCCCAACCGGCACGAAGCGGAGCTGCTCGCCGGAATGTCGCTGGAGACACTGGAGGACATGCAGGAGGCCGCGCGCCGCATCCACCGGCTCGGCCCCCAGGCCGTGCTGGTGAAGGGCGGCGGCATGACGGGCGCGCTGCGCGGCACCGACGTCTGGTTCGACGGCGAGCGCCTGGAGACGCTGCACCTGCGCGCGGTGGACACGCGCAACACCCACGGCACCGGCTGCACGCTGTCGGCGGCCATCGCCGCGCACCTGGCGCTGGGCCAGCCGCCGCTGGAGGCCACCCGGCGCGCGAAGGCCTACGTCACCGCCGCGCTGGAGCACCCCCTGCCCCTGGGACAGGGCCCGGGCCCCTTCAGCCACTTCTTCCCGCTGGAGGGATAG
- a CDS encoding glycosyl hydrolase family 18 protein, which produces MRKPTAVWRQLWLGLVVGTLAGCMGGGEAAPGLPGAPGAATAQAADAEALVTWRPPTSDGGTPIMYYIVRCEPACGGAIVTSDQFQATVRGLHNGFAYTFKVSAVNIHGEGPASVQSELVTPQPGLSISNPTVPGQPRGVRATPGNGHAFVSWLAPASYGGRPLQQYRLTAQPGDVTVTVDAPAASAVIPGLVNGVPYRITVAATNAQGEGPAAVANAVQPRAGGEPTDWVTGYFVGYQLWMQPVDAVDVSGLTHLVVGRVKPNPNGTLNANFDANVDDSHGRAMAKALAARAHQHGRKALLMLGGFGEHQNFVHAASAPQRAHFIRNILQLMDELGYDGVDVDWEPIILAADIPEGAPMAPDDGEPLLALLEGLRAARPDILLTVPVDWLNSNFPMSRHRAEFMKKLAARVDQLNIMSYKMSGHWGGWESWHSSPLHGHSRFHPTSVSHSVEGYLDAGVPAGRLGVGIGFFGTCWGGVTEPHTPLDGREGVFEGQSDNFMSYTNIMTHYYRADASRWDDEAKVPYLSFPTGHGPGLCNYVSYEDPRSIAAKGQYAREKNLGGAIIWTLSQGHFLQPENGHRDPLLDAVKHAFLDP; this is translated from the coding sequence GTGAGAAAGCCAACCGCGGTGTGGAGACAGCTCTGGCTCGGCCTGGTGGTGGGGACCCTGGCGGGCTGCATGGGCGGAGGCGAGGCGGCCCCGGGACTGCCCGGCGCCCCTGGCGCCGCCACGGCCCAGGCGGCCGACGCCGAGGCGCTGGTGACCTGGCGGCCGCCCACCAGCGACGGGGGCACCCCCATCATGTACTACATCGTGCGATGTGAGCCGGCCTGCGGCGGCGCCATCGTCACGTCGGACCAGTTCCAGGCCACCGTGAGGGGCCTGCACAACGGCTTCGCCTACACCTTCAAGGTGTCGGCGGTGAACATCCACGGGGAAGGCCCGGCCTCCGTGCAGTCGGAGCTGGTGACGCCGCAGCCCGGCCTGTCCATCTCCAACCCCACCGTGCCGGGCCAGCCTCGCGGCGTCCGGGCCACGCCGGGCAACGGGCACGCCTTCGTGAGCTGGCTGGCGCCGGCGAGCTACGGCGGCCGGCCGCTGCAGCAGTACCGGCTGACGGCGCAGCCCGGAGACGTCACCGTGACGGTGGACGCGCCGGCCGCCAGCGCCGTCATCCCCGGGCTGGTCAATGGCGTGCCCTACCGCATCACCGTGGCGGCCACCAACGCGCAGGGGGAAGGCCCCGCCGCGGTCGCCAACGCCGTCCAGCCCCGCGCCGGGGGCGAGCCCACGGACTGGGTGACGGGCTACTTCGTGGGCTACCAGCTCTGGATGCAGCCGGTGGACGCGGTGGACGTCTCGGGCCTCACGCACCTCGTGGTGGGCCGCGTCAAGCCGAACCCCAACGGCACCCTCAACGCGAACTTCGACGCCAACGTCGACGACAGCCACGGCCGCGCCATGGCCAAGGCGCTGGCGGCGCGCGCGCACCAGCACGGGCGCAAGGCGCTGCTGATGCTGGGCGGCTTCGGCGAGCACCAGAACTTCGTGCACGCGGCGTCCGCTCCCCAGCGCGCGCACTTCATCCGCAACATCCTCCAGCTCATGGACGAACTGGGCTACGACGGCGTCGACGTGGACTGGGAGCCCATCATCCTGGCCGCGGACATCCCCGAAGGCGCGCCCATGGCGCCCGATGACGGCGAGCCGCTGCTCGCGCTGCTGGAGGGCCTGCGCGCCGCGCGGCCGGACATCCTCCTCACGGTGCCGGTGGACTGGCTGAACTCCAACTTCCCCATGAGCCGCCACCGCGCGGAGTTCATGAAGAAGCTGGCGGCGCGCGTGGACCAGCTCAACATCATGTCCTACAAGATGAGCGGCCACTGGGGCGGCTGGGAGAGCTGGCACTCCAGCCCGCTCCACGGCCACTCGCGGTTCCACCCCACCTCCGTCTCGCACTCCGTGGAGGGCTATCTGGACGCGGGCGTCCCGGCGGGGCGGCTGGGCGTGGGCATCGGCTTCTTCGGGACGTGCTGGGGTGGCGTGACGGAGCCGCACACGCCGCTGGATGGCCGCGAGGGCGTCTTCGAGGGCCAGAGCGACAACTTCATGAGCTACACCAACATCATGACGCACTACTACCGCGCGGACGCCAGCCGCTGGGACGACGAGGCGAAGGTGCCCTACCTCTCCTTCCCCACCGGCCACGGCCCGGGGCTGTGCAACTACGTCTCGTACGAGGACCCGCGCTCCATCGCCGCCAAGGGCCAGTACGCGCGCGAGAAGAACCTGGGCGGCGCCATCATCTGGACCCTCAGCCAGGGCCACTTCCTCCAGCCGGAGAACGGCCACAGGGACCCGCTGCTGGACGCGGTGAAACACGCCTTCCTGGACCCGTGA